From the genome of Cuculus canorus isolate bCucCan1 chromosome 13, bCucCan1.pri, whole genome shotgun sequence:
GTGGCACAGCGCACACGCAGTTATTGCTTTGACTTTTCCCTTGTGGGTACCTGGAGCCAAACTCTGCCTCTCAGTAGATATCTGCCAGCAGAGTCAACAGGCAGTCCTAGCCTGTGCCTGGAGGAAGAACGCATTAAACTGGTAACATGGGGCTAATGCTTTCTTACCTCTCATCGTTTGGTCCACGTAGCGGATTCTGCCCTCCCAAGCCAAACATGCTGATGTGATCTCTTATGAACATGATGTCCCCCGCTTGGAAGTGGGGATTCAGCCCCCCGGCAGCATTTGTGACAATCAAGATCTCCACACCCAGGAGAAAGAAGACCCTGACAGGAAAGGTGACCTGCAAAAACCAAAGGCATATACGCAATAAGTATCACAATCCATTGGCAGCTACTTCTACTACATCTGTAGTATCACAGGTTGTGGACAGCTTACTTGATGCAGAGAAAGGCCTATGTGAGGTTACAAGGCGACAAACCAACTTTATCTccaattttaaatattactctaatttaaatagaaagaattttaatgttttttaaacatattaaaaaCTAATCATTAAATGAATACCATTAAAATTCAAGCCCACATTCCCTACAGTTGCACTAAGGTTGAATAGATGCGGTACAAAAGAATATGCAGATAGTTTTTTCTCACTGCCAAGGTCTTGCAGGGATCAAACCACTGTGCTAATTGAAGTAACCACACATGCACATGGCCTTGGAATGTAAATGATAAACCAGCTTTTTACAGCAAGGATGCATTTTACAGAAGCATAGAGATTATAttgttaatttcattttgttcacATCAGTTCACTTCAGTGACCTGCGTATCCAAAGTTAAGCAATGATTGGGAACTGGGAAAAACTTGTTAAAAAAGTTTGATTTTGAGGAGTTAGGAAGAAATTGGGATGATATCTGCTAGCTCTACAACACTAAAGAAGCTGTAAGCATCGCTTCAAGAGATTGGTTAATTTTAATAGATAAACATGTTTTGATAAATCTAATTTTGTATCCAGTccatttaaaatagattttgtttctATAAAAGGTTGAGTGGTGCCAAGTGTTGCAGTTTACATCCAAATACAAACTAACTTCTGCCACAAGTAAAACCTCAAAACTatccaaataaaaaagaacatacAAAAATATCAGCCAGCAAGCAAGAAATATTATTGGTGTTTCCAACAGAAacatacatacatgcatgtTAGGTAATACCTGAATTGTCACATAGTTCTATATGTTAACTGGGAGAGTGTCCCAAGTTACATTAGCCAGGCAGTTTTTTCTAGGGAAAAATACAAGCTgtaaaatatacaaaagaatattaaaatggaTTATTCTTATCACTCAAAAGTTTCCTGATTGCCAATTTAATTCACTATTAAAATGACAGAGTTAAACTATGTAAATCATTctgcattcatagaatcataaaatggtttgggttggaagagaccttcaagcccatccagttccaacccccctgccatgggcagggacacctcccacgtGATCCGGTTGCTccaggtcccatccaacctggctttgaacatctccagggatggggcagccactgcttctctgggcaacctgtgccagggcctcgccaccctcacaggaaaacatttcttcctaaattctcatctaaatctcccctctttcagcttcaaactgttccccctcatcctatcctgcactccctgataaaaacCCCTCCCTGGCTgtcctgtagcccctttcagtactggaagctgctctaaggtctctccagagccttctccaggctgaacaaccccaactctctcagcctctcttcatacgggaggtgctccagcccttggatcacctttgtggcctcgTAAGGACTCACCCTAACagatccctgtccttcctgtgctgaggactccagaattgaacGCAGGGCTCTAATTTGTCCTGTGTATAGCAGAGCTAACCAATCCGTAAGGCTGCACAGCTTCAGCCTCAACTACCAGATTTTAGATTTGTCCCCATAAATAGAATTTGAAGTTCAAACGGAGAGTCTCAGTCAGCTAAAATTTGAGGAAGTTTCATTGCAAGAACAATGTAAGTTCATGGCAAGAGGTAACCTCCTGCAGCTAGATAGCAAAGCAAGGAGTCACTTTTGCATCTTTTACAACACATCTTCCCTCACATGAATGATTTTCTTAAGGAGAACTCACCATGCTGACAGAGTATCCTTCATAATAGTGGAAACGTCCCTGCATGCAGACGCAAGGCTGTCCGTTCAGCTCCCCAAACACCAGTCTGCCAACATGCCCTGCAACTGGAAATTAACAGTGTCCTATTAGTTACAGGTCCTGAGGTTACTTTAGAGATCTGCCAGTATATTTCATAATATCAGCTTAGCATCACAGCAGGGCCAAACGCTACGAAAACAGGAGGTGGAAGTTAAATAAATGCCATAGCACAGAAATCTATAGTTCTTTTTACTGCGAACACACATTTCATCACCGAGGGACTGCAGACCGGTGCCAAGTGGCACACGTTGACATGTGCTTCCTCGCTTAAAGCTGGTGCAGGCTGCTGATGGATGGGTTGCTGATACCCTGGGCTGCACTAACCTGTGCTCTGTGGGAAATGGGGGATGTCCTCGTATGGAAAGATTGTCTTTTTATCCAACACATCAGCCAGACCTCCCAATCCAGATCCACAGATGATGGCAATCTTTGGGCGCTGAGTGGTGCGGGCGCATAACCAGTCTGCTGTTTCCTTACACACCTCATAggtatttctgcaaaagaagagGTCAGTGTGGCTATCAACCCATCCAAAGAACAGACTTCAAAGGACGAAAATCCCAAAAAggcacaaaggaaaagacactaaaactaaaataatagGAGCTTCACTGCTATTATTGAAGATGCTTAACTTTTAATCTCATATATTTTACTCCTGGCCAGAGGCAAATAATTTGAATCCTCTTTGCAGGTTTCATTCTATAGTGGAAGAATGGCTAATGATATCTAGATCACAGAAATGTCACAAGGCATAACCACTCCTGCTTCTGACGGGCTCCGGTCTCTTCtgagttactgaaaaaaaacgCAAAAGCACAGTTAGACTGAGAAATTGCAGCCtatatgtgtgtgcacaggGATGTCAAacctgtgaaggagaaatacaggAGGGTGGAAGTCCAAGGACACCTGGACAGCATGGCTGGAATGCCATTTGGATAAAGGAGTAGACACTATCCAGTGACAGGTAGGCTGGGACATGGGGCAGCATCATCTACCAAGATAGACAACCCAGTCTTTATAAATGTTGAGTGCCATCAGCTCCACATATTTCCTCCTGGGGCTGGGAACGTATCTCAAATATGAACCTTCTCATTACCTTGTGGTTTCATTACAGGAGGCTGAACATAGATTTTGTTCATCTTCTCCCACAGGGTGGGCAATATGTCACACTCACTCTCTAGTCCCAGGCAAGAGGCAAAATAACATTGGTCTatgtcaaaaataaaagcaggaatCTGGGCTCCTAGGCTATGCTGTCTGATTTAAGAGGGGGGCTGCTCAAACAGCTTGGAAAAATATAGGTCTTATCCAGCACCGAGGCACATTGCTAGAGGGTGGGATAGAAGCTGGCATTAGAGTGTTTGTCATCTATCTGCCTCGCGGGAAGAGGGAGGGCTTCAATTTTTAGGCCTGTCAGTCTGGTATTGGCCAGATGCATTAATCTCAGTTCTGAAACACAATCAATAGCAGAATAATCCCATAATCCTGTTTCCAATAGGATAACACAGATATCTTCTGAAAGTCGATATCAAGGTGGATTGGAAACTCTCTTCAAAAGCAAGGGTGCTGACAGCATTACTCAGAGGCAACTCAATCATTACCACTGAGGAGCAGAATTAATGACTGTATACGGTTGAGGACACAGTCATGGAGTGAACCAAcacaggcagaggcagcaggctCTGTATTAAAAGCTGATCTCCTTATTAAGGGGTGAGAGAGACAGACACAGTGAGGCTGAAGGTGACGAATTGACTGGAGATGCTGATAAGCAGTCATTGGCTGCTtcataaatgtttctttttttttttttttttaatcaagtctCTTGTTTCCAGAGGTACAAACCGTAGAAACCTCAGCCATGCTGTGATTCTGCTGTCTCCAGCCTTAGAAGACATACAGAAAAGCTCTCAAAGTGGTACTCCACACCCCAAGAGGTCTCAGACCGCTGACAAAGAGAATTTGACTGTCAGCGTGTACCTGGTTCATCTGAACTGGAATGTCAGACATTCAAATGCAAGACCTcaattctataatttttttttccttctttgtacTGACAAGATAGGCAGTTTTTACATGGATATCTGTTGAGATTTTTCAGCTCCTGGCTGTCCAGCTGCTGCAAATAAACCCTGTCCAGTGCAAATAAACCATGTCCAAACATGTTTCTAATTACAAACTGTGATGTCAAAAATACCCAAGCATGTCATAAAGCTGTGATCCAATGGGAGGATATAACTTCCGTATgcacaaattaaaatgaagagtCATACTTAGCTGAAATACCCCTCAAAGGAAAAATCTGGAAATGAGAAAGTTTATTTCCCATAATATATTGTTGAATATTCCAAGTGTACCAGGAGCTCCTGCAGTAAGCAATAGCTTCTGAAAGTGACATTAATGAAGCCTACACTTGACTCTATTATCCCTTcctcccaggaaaaaaagctttaaaagtgCTTCACACGCATTAATGAATGATCCCCCCCAGTTTCTCTGTTGCATAACTGTAATCCTTGTTTAGAAATTAGAGAGAACCAAGACAATTCAAATGTAACACACATGGGTTTGAAGCACCTAAGGCaggcatgagaaaaaaacaaggtcACCAGGATCTGCTCTTCCTCTTGACCATTAATTCCCcctcttcagcattttttttagaGGTGCGTACACCCTTGCAAAATAACATTAAAGAATGGATATTATTTCTATATCCTCAGAAATTTTAGGAGTGTGGGATCAATCCCATTCGATATCTGTTGTGGGGTTGACTGAGCTGCGCCAAGTTTGAGggacctttttttccttctaaagaggaaatgctaaaatatttcttgtccAAAGGAGTAAAACTCTGGTGCTGCTTAACTCTCCTTGCTCAAAAGGAGCTTCAGCAGGCACGCAGGGACCTTGCAGAGCCCTCTCCATCCCAAAGACTTTGGACAGGTCAGAGTTGTCCCCAGTCCTGAGGACACAGTGCTGCCAAAGCTAAACTGCAGCGCCCTGCTTACAATATTTGGTTTTCAGAAACCTTCTGGACGCACAGCATCAAAGGGAACCAGGAGGCACAGATAATTTCTGGACGCAGAGGAGACAGATACCTTCTCAGCAGATGGTGGAGGGGGGAGTTTGACCTGTAGGTCACCACATGCAATGTCGAGCTTGCAACTGCCTGAGCCTGAGGTCTGTGCTAGCTTTTTGACAGCCTGAATTAATACATGTTGCACAAAACCCCCTGTAGCTACTCTGCCTCCAACAATGCACACCTAATAATAGATCTTGGTAGCATCACTTTGGATTAAATCACAGGATCAGCTGAAAACACAATCCCCTTTATTGTGATTGCTGTCAGCCACTGGAGAAACACATCTGTTGCAAAACACAGGACTGTCACGGATGACAGATCTTTCATggcataaaaaaacccatcctCATTGTGCTTCTAGGTCGGTTGAACACAAATCCATGTAAGAAGCAGACATATCCTAATAAACAGATAAAGCATTACGTTTCAGAGAGGGGCGCCCCACCAGACGTATTTGCAGTGTACACCTCTCCACACCATGGTATTTGTGTCTCCTGGCCCATAACCATTCCCAAGGTCACCTGCTATGGTCGTTGCCATATTTCATAACACCAGCACCTGACACAGGCAGACGAACAGCTTCCTCTTCAACAGTAAGATGTTTACTTCTGAGCAGCACTCGCTCGACGTTTGTCAAGCGCCCCgtaggaagaggaggaaaacaaggtGAAGAAAAATGATGCAATTTTGCTCGCCCCTTCCAGCTTGTATGTCTGTCCGTCCCCTATTTCACAGCACCTTACCTGTCTTCCTCAGCATAggccatcctcctcctctctgcttaACCAAAAGAAGGGGATGGTTGCTGGAAATGGAGCTGCAGGGTTTTATTTGACCAAAGAGCAGAGGCCCATTGaacctgcagaagctgctgctgtctctggcAGTGACTCAGGGAGGTGTGTCccagcttctctctgctttcccctgaGCATCTCTAATCCGTGAGTAGGAGGGGCATGTTCAGGACATCTGCTTTTCTGGTCTCACCCCCCATGACACATATGCTCTAGGGCTCTGTTGAAAGCTTACGTGCATTCACACGCACTTTATAATGCAGATTAAGCCTAGAAAAttcacacgcacacacacaacTTTTCAGCGGCCtcccagaaagcagcagctgacaACAGATCTGCATAGATTTGCACACTCCTGTATCAACGGGGAACCAGCGAGCAGCTGGGGTCACCTGCAGCTTTGCAATTCAAACCCCTGGGATGGTGGGATGAACTCACTAGGAGAGCATGGACTCTGCGAGATGACCTGTACTACCTGCTACTGCAACAAGCAATGAGACTTTTCCACATCTCACTTcattgttttcccattttttcatGGCAGCCAGGGGCAGTGTTCCATTAGGTCCCTCCAGACTGTTTTTTGTTCACGCTTAATTGCCTCACCCATCTCAGAAGGAAATACTGTCTTCAGATACGCTAAACTTCTGTTCAGCTGACTGCGTTGTAAAGGACACAGGGAAAAATCAAGGGCCATgcaatctgcccctctaattTAACTGTTTTAGATGGAAACAAAGCTTAAAACAGCTGTGTCATAAGTGTCTGTCTGTCCAACAGAGTCTGACGCCAACAACTGATGTGAAGCACATTATACAGAACCACAGGTGTTTTCAAGACAGTcgaatgcaaaaaaaaaataaaatatggaaatTGGTGATGAGTAGAGACTTTCCGTGCCCAAGGCAGAAGTCTAAAGCTGTAGTACGCACTCACAGCTTACTAGACCCAGGAAGTCTACGTGGGAATAGAATTCATAAACATCCcaacaaagcagaaaaccttAAATGGAGCTTGTAAATTCCCAGACAAATCAACCAGACCAAAAAACAACTTAGAAAACTGGGCTACACCAGTTTCAGATATTGTAATATATCATATTACTTCctgttattattaatatttattattattcatgTTTGCTTGTAGGTCTTGAAAATCCCACATCAAACATCCCCTTGGTTGCCCCAGGAAACTCTCCGAGAACTTCAAAGTCTAACAATTGAGAGACTTATGCTTCATGTAGGAAAGCAGGAACACAGACTATCCCCCTCGATTCCAGCACAGGCTGCGAGTCCACAACAACCAGCAGGATTTAGGCATCATGTGTAGCAGCAGGGTTCTGTTCCTAACAAGAATTTGTTGAGATATGACGGgcactgaagaaacagaaaattgatCTGAACAGAAACTGTGAAGCGCCCTTTCCCTTCAAGCTCTTgacctcctccctttcctcctcatgtTCGCACTTCCACTTCTTATTTACCTTCTCTTAGAAAACCTGAAATGCCTCTTCCACAAAGGCCAGCAGACAGAAAGCAGTGGTACACCGCTGCGCCGGCGTGGCACATCCTGCGTTCAGTTTGCTGGGGGCAATGGAAAAAATCAGCATTAAGGGTCTAGTATTGTTCCGTCATTTCCCCTCCCAAGCCCActttctcattctgtttttaCCACGTTGCTCCTCCTTTATCAAATACAGCTCCTTTTTGTAATTCTCTCATTCTTGTTCTTCTGAACCTTAGCCATATCTGTCTCTGCCTCGTCGGGGTAtattcttcttccctttcagcactgtttttctATACAAAACACGGTAGATTAGCAGCAGAGATGGTTTTAGGTAGATTTAACTGTACCATACCCTGTGTCTAAAATGGCCCTACATTACTCATCTTAGTACACAAGCCATGGTTCCAAAGGACTCTGCAAGTCACTGCCATCTCAAGCAACCTCTGCATAAATCCAGGGTCTAAGAGCCACGTCCCAACTCCCTCAAGTCTTTTTGCCCTCTGGAAACCCACGCTCCTCTTGCAAGCACTCGGAATTTCTTTGAAAGCCATTATTTGATCCCATTAAATTAAATGGTAGAGCAACATTAGGCCCTTAATGTTGATTTTCCATACAGTTCTTTGGTATCAGTAGAGTTCTGATGCCCCCCAGGTAGGTTCCCTTCTTTAGCCTTAATCTGATTACATTCATTAATCTGATTGTTTTTCGCAAAATGCAGACAAGACAGATCAGACAGCCTGAGAGCTCTTCCCAATTTGTTCTCATCTAAGACAATCTCCTCCATAGTTTGGATTTAGATGGCAAACAGGATTATCAAAAAGGgaccatttatttatttttctgtagaatCCGTTatttaacagcaacaaaaattaCTTGAGTTTTAACCTGTAATGGTGCATTGGCTGGACAAGTACCAGAAAAATATTCACCCTACTAGAAAAAATTAATGTGAGCATTGAGGGCATTCAGGCCAATAACactgaaaagaggaagagaaaaaacctAATTAAGCTTCAGCTCCTCTACAAGTACTCTGAAGCAGATCTatctaagaaaaataacttactgAATAGATTGCATAATCCTTAAGAAAAGGTATTGACAGTCTTCCGTCCTGACAGAATCTCAGACGTCTCTTACTCTTTCTGCATGTCTGCAGCAAATTGTATCTATAATTCCAATCTTATTGACTCGGGTGTCATTCATTCCTGGTTCTGTAGCTAGAACTTTGCTGCACGATGCAGATACAATCACCTGAAAGAATTTTATAACAATGCTTTACATGCCTACAGCAGTTTCTAACTAAAGAAGTGTTATGAAGTATTTTGCAAGCATTTcatcaaaacatttaattaatgcTTTAGGGTAAGTCTCCCACTTCCCCTTGTGCTCACATTATCACAGCATCAAATTATCTTGTATCACGTGTACTGCATCACCGTTTTGGGAAAGGTAACGTTGCTGCAGGAAGATTAACAGGGTGGTTACACAGCCAAGACAACTTCAGTCAGCCTCGTCCAGGAGAAAGCAGCCCCTCAGCAAAGTCCTGCGGGCATCACCGTGCCCTCCTGGGGGCAGTTCTCACCTTCCTCTCTGTTTGGGGGGCACTTTCTCCTGATTCCCTCTTACCAAGAAAGGCCAGGATTCTGCCTCAATATTTTGGAGGAAGGTGAAATGGATAAAGCTTGGGAtgattttgctttcctgccaAGTGCCTGAAGTGCAGGTTCCAGGTTTGATTGAAAAATTACTAAATACACTCTAATTGAGATTTGTGCAGCAATTTAAAACCTCATCATTTGTTTGTACACTAGCGACTCTAGACTCTAGCTCTGATGGCTAGAGTGTAAATAGCCACAAGGAAGGTAAATAGAGCCAAATTATATTCCACAATAGTTATTCCCTTGCagattattttaacagaaatctCTAGGAAGATCTGCCTGAAGGGATGTGCCTGCTGCTCATGGTACATCTCCAGGAAAGAGGCCTCCGACCACAGTAAATGCCGAAAAGGCATGAccagggaaacagaaaaaccaGACATTCAAGAAGCATGTCATAGTTAGCcgagaaaaatgaaaacttagcAATGCACCAATGACAGCCTGAAAATGTTGCCATGGAAGCAGGAGAGATACAGAAACTTAAGACAGGCACCAGGGAGCTGCGGAGATGCATTTTCAGTTCGGCTAGATCTCAGAAAAAAGCTTCTAGTTACTCGAAACGTGCAGTCCTGAAGAACCCTTCTCTAAGGCAGTGGAGAAAAGGCTTTTAGGGTTGAGATCAGTTAATGTAAAGGATTGTGTGATGTTCACAGCCAAGGAAGCAGACGCAGAATTCACAAACTGTATGCCACCTCAGTAAAAACTCACCACCTTTATAAGACTTGggcaaaaagagaaagccaCTTGACCAAATTATATCACAGCTGTTTGGGAAAGAATACAGATATCCTAAAACCAGCCAAGGTGTCCATCTTCTGGCTCTAGGAGAGGTGACAAAGACTAAAGGCCAAAAAGCAGATGATTGTCTTCCTGTTGCCTTGTGTTTTGGGTGAGAGCTTGTTCAAGGATTCGCTGGTGTGAGTGATTACAAGTCCTTGTTTACACCTGGTATTTAAAACCCAAGTGAAATTAATTTAGGGTACAGTGGTCTCCTTCATTTCTCTGggttttcccctcctccccagcacctgTAGTGAGACGGGACTGGATTAAAGCCACAATACACCTGTGAGAAGGAAACTACAGGTGTTTATCACAAGGCAGTTTAA
Proteins encoded in this window:
- the LOC104068382 gene encoding purine nucleoside phosphorylase produces the protein MAYAEEDRNTYEVCKETADWLCARTTQRPKIAIICGSGLGGLADVLDKKTIFPYEDIPHFPQSTVAGHVGRLVFGELNGQPCVCMQGRFHYYEGYSVSMVTFPVRVFFLLGVEILIVTNAAGGLNPHFQAGDIMFIRDHISMFGLGGQNPLRGPNDERFGVRFPCMSDAYEQDLLRLAMESAQELGFLGFIREGVYCLLAGPCYETIAECRVLQALGADAVGMSTVPEVIVARHCGLRVLGISLITNKVVMGYDSQEKANHEEVLRVSVVRAEALQKLVTHLLGKLGESINSS